CTCCATACTTGGGGGCCTTCCAAACCTTAAAGGCATAACATGACTTTGATAAATACTTCTCATGCTCCATACTTGGGGGCCTTCCAAACCTTAAAGGCAACCTCATGCAGAAATCTATCTGCCGGTATTACAAGATTTCCACCATGCTGTGCATAAATgaaaacaattattatatacATAGTGAAGCAGATATCTTAATCAATTGAAACCCAGAGATATTAGAATTCAAGTAAAAAGGGAGGAATCATGAATATGATAACTATAATTTGTACCTCCTTAaaatctttaaaagaaaatgccTCTACCATATCCTTGCGGGTTACAGCATACTGCCATTGAGCAATCAAAATTGGGCAATGGTGCCTGTTCATCACAAATGAATTGGAGCTATAAGAAATGGTCTAAGAAGTGCTAGAAGCCACCAAGTTTATACTCACCTAACATCTTTCCGTGGAGACTCTCCTCTCATGGTGTAACTTTGACGAGGGAAGAGTATTGAAAGATCAGAAATTTTCTCATCTTTAGGCATCAAAACTGACAAGTTGGGATCATTGTCCTCTAAGACATCACCAAAGCTCATCAAGAGGGACAAATGCAGACGGGAAGTAATTTCAGAGGCAGGTTGGGCTATCTGCAATATACCACCAACCAAAGCATTGACATACTCCATGTCATTGGCAATATTAGCCTTGTTTCTCTCACTAATTACCTTTTCACCATCCCCAATGTGCACAAACACCACATCATATTCACTCATATCTAGTGCCTTCCCTCCTTTAAACCCGAGCAACTTTAGCAACTCGGCAACCACAACTTCTGCTGGTAATTCCTCAAGAGATTGTTGGTCTGTAATTAAGTCATCAAATTGCAACACAGAAATGCCCAGTTTGGCACCAAAAGATTTCAAACTTGTATTGTTTGTGATTATAGCAGCTTTCATTCCCATGAACCTGAGTTTAAAAAGTATGTTGGTTGATATTGTACTGTATTTTTAATGT
This DNA window, taken from Quercus robur chromosome 2, dhQueRobu3.1, whole genome shotgun sequence, encodes the following:
- the LOC126708410 gene encoding uncharacterized protein LOC126708410, coding for MADKPSRALILYGDGLAPFIQPSHTHLHSLSSKASCGFLTLPNAPCSESEDERVVREFAVLLDVYESYLDKSGNTTRMPTISERFMGMKAAIITNNTSLKSFGAKLGISVLQFDDLITDQQSLEELPAEVVVAELLKLLGFKGGKALDMSEYDVVFVHIGDGEKVISERNKANIANDMEYVNALVGGILQIAQPASEITSRLHLSLLMSFGDVLEDNDPNLSVLMPKDEKISDLSILFPRQSYTMRGESPRKDVRHHCPILIAQWQYAVTRKDMVEAFSFKDFKEHGGNLVIPADRFLHEVAFKVWKAPKYGA